In the genome of Acaryochloris thomasi RCC1774, the window TGGCCGCGTACAGTGACTGGCTGCCCCATTTCAACCCGGCTGATATCGCTTTGGTAAACCTCTGCGACAGCCAGCATCTGGCCGGTTTGGCCTAGGGCAACAATGCCCTCCGTACTCAACTGCTCACCGGGCTGCGTGTAAATCTTGAGAATCTGCCCTGCCCTGGGAGCCTTGATCGTCGCCCTAGAAAGATTCTTCTGCGCTTTGAGTAGAGATGCCTGAGCTGTTGCCACTTCGGCTTGAGCCACCTGAACATCAACAGGCCGCACTTCAGCCACTTCATCCAACCGAGAGCGAGCTGTCGCAAGCTGGGCTTGACCCGTGCTCCCTAGGCGAGCCAGTTCGGCACGGGCTTCTTTGAGTTGGCGCTGGGCCGTGGTGATGGTGCGCGATAGGACTGCTTGAGCCTGTTTTAGAGCTTGGCGGGTGGTATCCACACTGAGCTGCTTGCTATCAAAGAGCGAAGCTGAAACCGCGCCAGCCTCATAAAGAGATTTGTAACGCACCAGCTCTGTTTCAGCGGTGCGGAGCTCGGCTTGAAGCCTCTGTACTTCAGCGGTTTGGGCGTTGCGATCGCCTTCATACTGCGCCTCAACCCGCGAGATCGCTTCCCGCTGAACCCGTGACTGCCCTGCCAGCTCAGCCGACTGCTGAATCACAGTGGCTCTTTGGGCCTCAATCGCACCTGTTTTGGCTCCGGCCTGCACTTGAGCCAGTCCTGCCTGAGCGACGCGAAGCTGCGCTTGGGCTTGGGTTACTTCGTCCTCAAGGCGGTCATGGGAATCTAAAACGGCAATCGGATCACCCGGCTCAACCGTGTCCCCGACCTGCACGAGCAGATCGGCGAGGCGATCGCCATCCAACGCCAGCGGAGCTGCAATTTCAACAATTTCTCCGGTTGGCTCCAGTCGCCCCAGCGCTGCCACGCTCGGCAATTCTGAAGTCTGAGCTGTGATAGATTCTGAAGACTGAGTGGCAATCCATCCCCCTTGAGAGAGACCGATGGAGACAATACCTCCGGTGACGGCAAGGCCTGCAAATACGGTACCGAGTAGCCAGGGCTTCGGCTTAAGCTTGAGCGGAAGACTGTTCATAGCTAACAATCATTTGGATCATAAGTTGACTTTGGTGCTGGAGCCAGTTGGCATCTTGGGTCTCTCGGTTGTAGATGTACTGAACAATCAGGCCATCGATGAATACCATTAGAAAGTCGGCCATCGCAGCATCAGAAAGCTGCAGGTATTCCGTCAAGGCATCGCGGCTCCGGTTCCAGACCTGACGCAGAAAATTGACTTGTTCGTGGCCTTCTTTCTGGGTTTGCTGAAAGAAATCAACCCACAGCAATAGTTGCTGCTGGTAATGCTGCAGATGCATAAAAACAAAATCCATAATCGCCTGAAGACGAGCCTCTAGCGTTTTTGCTTCAGGCGCTTGGGCCAAGAAGCTAGAGATATCCTGTTCACACAGCTCCTGAACGAGCTGTACAAAAATAGTCTCCTTGCTTTCGAAGTAGTGATACAGCGTTCCGGTCGAAACGCTCAACCCCTCAGCAATCTGCCGCATGGTGATCGAACCGTAGCCCTTTTGAGCGAAGAGTTCAGCACATCCGTTGAGCAATTCTTTGCGATAACGCTCGTGATCAACAACCTTGGGCATGGACAACGATGTAAACAACCAGAGCATTTTACTACCTCGACTTATTTATAACATATGTTCGTTATAAATAAGTCGAGGTAGTTTGTTCTAGGTCGAGTCTCATTTGGGTCGCTCGTGAATATGCTGTCGGTGCTGAAGAGTAAGTGGGTAGATAGACTTAAGAGGCACTGTCAAGCCGCCCAACAGCAATATTGAACAGTGGTTCATGGCGCAAAAAATCGTGATCTAGCAGATCTTCGCAGCCTTGGGCAATACCATAGATGCGTTGGGCTATGAGATCCGATAAAGAGTGCTGAATCCGTTTGGGGTTACGCAGATCGCTGAAGCAGTTTGCAAAGCACTGGGTCAGTTGAAAGTGTTCATCGACTTGCTTA includes:
- a CDS encoding HlyD family efflux transporter periplasmic adaptor subunit encodes the protein MNSLPLKLKPKPWLLGTVFAGLAVTGGIVSIGLSQGGWIATQSSESITAQTSELPSVAALGRLEPTGEIVEIAAPLALDGDRLADLLVQVGDTVEPGDPIAVLDSHDRLEDEVTQAQAQLRVAQAGLAQVQAGAKTGAIEAQRATVIQQSAELAGQSRVQREAISRVEAQYEGDRNAQTAEVQRLQAELRTAETELVRYKSLYEAGAVSASLFDSKQLSVDTTRQALKQAQAVLSRTITTAQRQLKEARAELARLGSTGQAQLATARSRLDEVAEVRPVDVQVAQAEVATAQASLLKAQKNLSRATIKAPRAGQILKIYTQPGEQLSTEGIVALGQTGQMLAVAEVYQSDISRVEMGQPVTVRGQGFDDELQGKVIEIGRQISRQQVFSGDPGENLDRRVVEVKIALNSKDSQRVANLSNLQVQAIIQVSKGR
- a CDS encoding TetR/AcrR family transcriptional regulator, with translation MPKVVDHERYRKELLNGCAELFAQKGYGSITMRQIAEGLSVSTGTLYHYFESKETIFVQLVQELCEQDISSFLAQAPEAKTLEARLQAIMDFVFMHLQHYQQQLLLWVDFFQQTQKEGHEQVNFLRQVWNRSRDALTEYLQLSDAAMADFLMVFIDGLIVQYIYNRETQDANWLQHQSQLMIQMIVSYEQSSAQA
- a CDS encoding transposase, whose product is MPLIPTECSSQLHLFGKLDNREIMADFNGGSLTSGGGLLLIKQVDEHFQLTQCFANCFSDLRNPKRIQHSLSDLIAQRIYGIAQGCEDLLDHDFLRHEPLFNIAVGRLDSAS